In one Saimiri boliviensis isolate mSaiBol1 chromosome 19, mSaiBol1.pri, whole genome shotgun sequence genomic region, the following are encoded:
- the ADAM15 gene encoding disintegrin and metalloproteinase domain-containing protein 15 isoform X7: MRLALLWALGLLGAGSPWPSWPLPNIGGTEEQQARSEKASSGPLEPQALQDDLPNSLEEVLQSSLPEPLRIKLELDGDSHILELLQNRELVPGRPALVWYQPNGTRVVSEGHTPENCCYQGRVRGYAGSWVSVCTCSGLRGLVVLSPERSYILEQGPGDLLGPPIISRIQDLHLPGHTCTLSWRESVHTQTPPELPPGQHHVHRWRRDVVTETKTVELVIVADHSEVQRYRDFQRLLNRTLEVALLLDTFFRPLNVRVVLVALEAWTQHDLVEISSNPAVTLENFLNWRRADLLPRLPHDSAQLVTGTSFSGPMVGMAIQNSICSPDFSGGVNMDHSTSTLGVASSIAHELGHSLGLNHDSPGNSCPCPGPAPAKTCIMEASTDFLPGLNFSNCSRQALEKALLDGMGSCLFERLPSLPSMAAFCGNMFVESGEQCDCGFPDDCTDPCCDSATCKLRPGAQCASDGLCCQNCQLRPSGWQCRPARGDCDLPEFCPGNSSQCPPDVSLGDGEPCAGGQAVCMHGRCASYAQQCQSLWGPGAQPAAPLCLQTANTRGNAFGSCGRNPHGSYEACSPRDAICGQLQCQTDRTQPLLGSVHTVIWEIIDVNGTELNCSWVHLDLGNDVAQPLLTLPGTACGPGLVCIDHRCQPVDLLGAQECRSKCHGHGVCDSNRHCHCEEGWAPPDCTTQLKATSSLTTGLLLSLLVLLVLVMLGASYWYRARLHQRLCQLKGPTCQYRAAQSGPPERPGPPQRALLARGTKSQGPSKPPPPRKPLPADPQGRCPSGDPSGPGAGIPPLVVPSRPAPPPPTVSSLYL, encoded by the exons ATGCGGCTGGCGCTGCTCTGGGCCCTGGGGCTCCTGGGCGCGGGCAGCCCTTGGCCttcctggcctctcccaaatATAG GTGGCACCGAGGAGCAGCAGGCAAGGTCAGAGAAGGCCTCAAGTGGGCCCTTGGAGCCCCAGGCCCTTCAGGACGACCTCCCAAATAGCCTGGAAGAGGTGCTTCAG AGCAGTCTGCCTGAGCCCCTGAGGATCAAGCTGGAGCTGGATGGTGACAGTCATATCCTGGAGCTGCTACAGAACAG GGAGTTGGTCCCAGGCCGCCCAGCCCTGGTGTGGTACCAGCCCAATGGCACTCGGGTCGTCAGTGAGGGACACACTCCG GAGAACTGCTGCTACCAGGGAAGAGTACGGGGATACGCAGGCTCCTGGGTGTCCGTCTGTACCTGCTCTGGGCTCAG aGGCTTGGTGGTCCTGTCCCCAGAGAGAAGCTATATCCTGGAGCAGGGGCCTGGGGACCTTCTAGGTCCTCCCATTATTTCCCGAATCCAAGATCTCCACCTGCCAGGCCACACCTGTACCCTGAGCTGGCGGGAATCTGTGCACACTCAGACTCCGCCAGAGCTCCCCCCGGGACAGCACCACGTTCACCGG TGGAGGCGAGACGTGGTGACAGAGACCAAGACTGTGGAGCTGGTGATTGTGGCTGATCACTCCGAG GTCCAGAGATACCGGGACTTCCAGCGCCTGCTGAACCGCACACTGGAAGTGGCCCTCTTGCTGGACACA TTCTTCCGGCCCCTGAATGTACGGGTGGTGCTGGTGGCCCTGGAGGCCTGGACCCAGCACGACCTGGTGGAGATCAGCTCAAACCCAGCTGTCACCCTCGAAAACTTCCTCAACTGGCGCAGAGCAGATTTGCTGCCTCGATTGCCCCACGACAGTGCCCAGCTGGTGAC CGGTACTTCATTCTCTGGGCCTATGGTGGGCATGGCCATTCAGAACTCCATCTGTTCTCCTGACTTCTCAGGAGGTGTGAACATG GACCACTCCACCAGCACCCTGGGAGTCGCCTCCTCCATAGCCCATGAGCTGGGCCACAGCCTGGGCCTGAACCATGATTCTCCTGGGAATAGCTGTCCCTGTCCAGGTCCAGCCCCAGCCAAGACCTGCATCATGGAGGCCTCCACAGA CTTCCTGCCAGGACTGAACTTCAGCAACTGCAGCCGACAGGCCCTGGAGAAAGCCCTTCTGGATGGAATGGGCAGCTGCCTCTTCGAACGGCTGCCCAGCCTGCCCTCTATGGCTGCTTTCTGTGGAAATATGTTTGTGGAGTCGGGCGAGCAGTGTGACTGTGGCTTCCCGGAT GACTGCACTGATCCCTGCTGCGATTCCGCAACCTGCAAGCTGAGGCCGGGGGCACAGTGTGCATCCGATGGACTCTGTTGTCAAAATTGCCAG CTGCGCCCATCTGGCTGGCAGTGTCGTCCTGCCAGAGGGGACTGTGACTTGCCTGAATTCTGCCCAGGAAACAGCTCCCAGTGTCCCCCTGATGTCAGCCTAGGGGATGGCGAGCCCTGCGCTGGTGGGCAAGCTGTGTGCATGCACGGGCGCTGTGCCTCCTATGCCCAGCAGTGCCAGTCACTTTGGGGACCTGGGGCCCAGCCCGCTGCACCACTTTGCCTCCAGACAGCCAACACTCGGGGAAATGCTTTTGGGAGCTGTGGGCGCAACCCCCATGGCAGCTACGAGGCCTGTAGCCCCAG aGATGCCATTTGTGGGCAGCTCCAGTGCCAGACAGATAGGACCCAGCCTCTGCTGGGCTCCGTCCACACTGTAATCTGGGAGATAATAGACGTGAACGGGACTGAGCTGAACTGCAGCTGGGTGCACCTGGACCTGGGCAACGATGTGGCCCAACCCCTCCTGACTCTGCCAGGCACAGCTTGTGGCCCTGGCCTG GTATGCATAGACCATCGATGCCAGCCTGTGGATCTCCTGGGGGCACAGGAATGTCGAAGCAAATGCCATGGACATGGG GTCTGTGACAGCAACAGGCACTGCCACTGTGAGGAGGGCTGGGCACCCCCTGACTGCACCACTCAGCTCAAAG CAACCAGCTCCCTGACCACAGGGCTACTCCTCAGCCTCTTGGTGTTACTGGTCCTGGTGATGCTTGGTGCCAGCTACTGGTACCGTGCTCGCCTGCACCAGCGACTCTGCCAGCTCAAGGGACCCACCTGCCAATACAG GGCAGCCCAATCTGGCCCCCCTGAAAGGCCAGGACCTCCGCAGAGGGCCCTGCTGGCTCGAGGCACTAAG TCTCAGGGGCCTTCCAAGCCCCCACCCCCGAGGAAGCCACTGCCTGCTGACCCCCAGGGCCGGTGCCCATCGGGCGACCCGTCTGGCCCAGGAGCTGGAATCCCGCCCCTAGTGGTACCCTCCAG ACCAGCGCCGCCACCTCCAACAGTGTCCTCGCTCTACCTCTGA
- the ADAM15 gene encoding disintegrin and metalloproteinase domain-containing protein 15 isoform X3 — MRLALLWALGLLGAGSPWPSWPLPNIGGTEEQQARSEKASSGPLEPQALQDDLPNSLEEVLQSSLPEPLRIKLELDGDSHILELLQNRELVPGRPALVWYQPNGTRVVSEGHTPENCCYQGRVRGYAGSWVSVCTCSGLRGLVVLSPERSYILEQGPGDLLGPPIISRIQDLHLPGHTCTLSWRESVHTQTPPELPPGQHHVHRWRRDVVTETKTVELVIVADHSEVQRYRDFQRLLNRTLEVALLLDTFFRPLNVRVVLVALEAWTQHDLVEISSNPAVTLENFLNWRRADLLPRLPHDSAQLVTGTSFSGPMVGMAIQNSICSPDFSGGVNMDHSTSTLGVASSIAHELGHSLGLNHDSPGNSCPCPGPAPAKTCIMEASTDFLPGLNFSNCSRQALEKALLDGMGSCLFERLPSLPSMAAFCGNMFVESGEQCDCGFPDDCTDPCCDSATCKLRPGAQCASDGLCCQNCQLRPSGWQCRPARGDCDLPEFCPGNSSQCPPDVSLGDGEPCAGGQAVCMHGRCASYAQQCQSLWGPGAQPAAPLCLQTANTRGNAFGSCGRNPHGSYEACSPRDAICGQLQCQTDRTQPLLGSVHTVIWEIIDVNGTELNCSWVHLDLGNDVAQPLLTLPGTACGPGLVCIDHRCQPVDLLGAQECRSKCHGHGVCDSNRHCHCEEGWAPPDCTTQLKATSSLTTGLLLSLLVLLVLVMLGASYWYRARLHQRLCQLKGPTCQYRAAQSGPPERPGPPQRALLARGTKQANALGFPAPPSRPLPPDPVPKRLQRCSSLGDRGAPQPSDTLSPRSSKGLRGLPSPHPRGSHCLLTPRAGAHRATRLAQELESRP, encoded by the exons ATGCGGCTGGCGCTGCTCTGGGCCCTGGGGCTCCTGGGCGCGGGCAGCCCTTGGCCttcctggcctctcccaaatATAG GTGGCACCGAGGAGCAGCAGGCAAGGTCAGAGAAGGCCTCAAGTGGGCCCTTGGAGCCCCAGGCCCTTCAGGACGACCTCCCAAATAGCCTGGAAGAGGTGCTTCAG AGCAGTCTGCCTGAGCCCCTGAGGATCAAGCTGGAGCTGGATGGTGACAGTCATATCCTGGAGCTGCTACAGAACAG GGAGTTGGTCCCAGGCCGCCCAGCCCTGGTGTGGTACCAGCCCAATGGCACTCGGGTCGTCAGTGAGGGACACACTCCG GAGAACTGCTGCTACCAGGGAAGAGTACGGGGATACGCAGGCTCCTGGGTGTCCGTCTGTACCTGCTCTGGGCTCAG aGGCTTGGTGGTCCTGTCCCCAGAGAGAAGCTATATCCTGGAGCAGGGGCCTGGGGACCTTCTAGGTCCTCCCATTATTTCCCGAATCCAAGATCTCCACCTGCCAGGCCACACCTGTACCCTGAGCTGGCGGGAATCTGTGCACACTCAGACTCCGCCAGAGCTCCCCCCGGGACAGCACCACGTTCACCGG TGGAGGCGAGACGTGGTGACAGAGACCAAGACTGTGGAGCTGGTGATTGTGGCTGATCACTCCGAG GTCCAGAGATACCGGGACTTCCAGCGCCTGCTGAACCGCACACTGGAAGTGGCCCTCTTGCTGGACACA TTCTTCCGGCCCCTGAATGTACGGGTGGTGCTGGTGGCCCTGGAGGCCTGGACCCAGCACGACCTGGTGGAGATCAGCTCAAACCCAGCTGTCACCCTCGAAAACTTCCTCAACTGGCGCAGAGCAGATTTGCTGCCTCGATTGCCCCACGACAGTGCCCAGCTGGTGAC CGGTACTTCATTCTCTGGGCCTATGGTGGGCATGGCCATTCAGAACTCCATCTGTTCTCCTGACTTCTCAGGAGGTGTGAACATG GACCACTCCACCAGCACCCTGGGAGTCGCCTCCTCCATAGCCCATGAGCTGGGCCACAGCCTGGGCCTGAACCATGATTCTCCTGGGAATAGCTGTCCCTGTCCAGGTCCAGCCCCAGCCAAGACCTGCATCATGGAGGCCTCCACAGA CTTCCTGCCAGGACTGAACTTCAGCAACTGCAGCCGACAGGCCCTGGAGAAAGCCCTTCTGGATGGAATGGGCAGCTGCCTCTTCGAACGGCTGCCCAGCCTGCCCTCTATGGCTGCTTTCTGTGGAAATATGTTTGTGGAGTCGGGCGAGCAGTGTGACTGTGGCTTCCCGGAT GACTGCACTGATCCCTGCTGCGATTCCGCAACCTGCAAGCTGAGGCCGGGGGCACAGTGTGCATCCGATGGACTCTGTTGTCAAAATTGCCAG CTGCGCCCATCTGGCTGGCAGTGTCGTCCTGCCAGAGGGGACTGTGACTTGCCTGAATTCTGCCCAGGAAACAGCTCCCAGTGTCCCCCTGATGTCAGCCTAGGGGATGGCGAGCCCTGCGCTGGTGGGCAAGCTGTGTGCATGCACGGGCGCTGTGCCTCCTATGCCCAGCAGTGCCAGTCACTTTGGGGACCTGGGGCCCAGCCCGCTGCACCACTTTGCCTCCAGACAGCCAACACTCGGGGAAATGCTTTTGGGAGCTGTGGGCGCAACCCCCATGGCAGCTACGAGGCCTGTAGCCCCAG aGATGCCATTTGTGGGCAGCTCCAGTGCCAGACAGATAGGACCCAGCCTCTGCTGGGCTCCGTCCACACTGTAATCTGGGAGATAATAGACGTGAACGGGACTGAGCTGAACTGCAGCTGGGTGCACCTGGACCTGGGCAACGATGTGGCCCAACCCCTCCTGACTCTGCCAGGCACAGCTTGTGGCCCTGGCCTG GTATGCATAGACCATCGATGCCAGCCTGTGGATCTCCTGGGGGCACAGGAATGTCGAAGCAAATGCCATGGACATGGG GTCTGTGACAGCAACAGGCACTGCCACTGTGAGGAGGGCTGGGCACCCCCTGACTGCACCACTCAGCTCAAAG CAACCAGCTCCCTGACCACAGGGCTACTCCTCAGCCTCTTGGTGTTACTGGTCCTGGTGATGCTTGGTGCCAGCTACTGGTACCGTGCTCGCCTGCACCAGCGACTCTGCCAGCTCAAGGGACCCACCTGCCAATACAG GGCAGCCCAATCTGGCCCCCCTGAAAGGCCAGGACCTCCGCAGAGGGCCCTGCTGGCTCGAGGCACTAAG CAGGCTAACGCTCTCGGCTTCCCGGCCCCCCCTTCCAGGCCGCTGCCGCCTGACCCTGTGCCCAAGAGACTCCAG CGGTGCTCTTCATTAGGTGATCGGGGTGCCCCTCAGCCTTCAGACACTCTGAGCCCCAGAAGCAGCAAAgg TCTCAGGGGCCTTCCAAGCCCCCACCCCCGAGGAAGCCACTGCCTGCTGACCCCCAGGGCCGGTGCCCATCGGGCGACCCGTCTGGCCCAGGAGCTGGAATCCCGCCCCTAG
- the ADAM15 gene encoding disintegrin and metalloproteinase domain-containing protein 15 isoform X6, whose product MRLALLWALGLLGAGSPWPSWPLPNIGGTEEQQARSEKASSGPLEPQALQDDLPNSLEEVLQSSLPEPLRIKLELDGDSHILELLQNRELVPGRPALVWYQPNGTRVVSEGHTPENCCYQGRVRGYAGSWVSVCTCSGLRGLVVLSPERSYILEQGPGDLLGPPIISRIQDLHLPGHTCTLSWRESVHTQTPPELPPGQHHVHRWRRDVVTETKTVELVIVADHSEVQRYRDFQRLLNRTLEVALLLDTFFRPLNVRVVLVALEAWTQHDLVEISSNPAVTLENFLNWRRADLLPRLPHDSAQLVTGTSFSGPMVGMAIQNSICSPDFSGGVNMDHSTSTLGVASSIAHELGHSLGLNHDSPGNSCPCPGPAPAKTCIMEASTDFLPGLNFSNCSRQALEKALLDGMGSCLFERLPSLPSMAAFCGNMFVESGEQCDCGFPDDCTDPCCDSATCKLRPGAQCASDGLCCQNCQLRPSGWQCRPARGDCDLPEFCPGNSSQCPPDVSLGDGEPCAGGQAVCMHGRCASYAQQCQSLWGPGAQPAAPLCLQTANTRGNAFGSCGRNPHGSYEACSPRDAICGQLQCQTDRTQPLLGSVHTVIWEIIDVNGTELNCSWVHLDLGNDVAQPLLTLPGTACGPGLVCIDHRCQPVDLLGAQECRSKCHGHGVCDSNRHCHCEEGWAPPDCTTQLKATSSLTTGLLLSLLVLLVLVMLGASYWYRARLHQRLCQLKGPTCQYRAAQSGPPERPGPPQRALLARGTKQANALGFPAPPSRPLPPDPVPKRLQRCSSLGDRGAPQPSDTLSPRSSKGLSWLTDPIPLPALCPLTRW is encoded by the exons ATGCGGCTGGCGCTGCTCTGGGCCCTGGGGCTCCTGGGCGCGGGCAGCCCTTGGCCttcctggcctctcccaaatATAG GTGGCACCGAGGAGCAGCAGGCAAGGTCAGAGAAGGCCTCAAGTGGGCCCTTGGAGCCCCAGGCCCTTCAGGACGACCTCCCAAATAGCCTGGAAGAGGTGCTTCAG AGCAGTCTGCCTGAGCCCCTGAGGATCAAGCTGGAGCTGGATGGTGACAGTCATATCCTGGAGCTGCTACAGAACAG GGAGTTGGTCCCAGGCCGCCCAGCCCTGGTGTGGTACCAGCCCAATGGCACTCGGGTCGTCAGTGAGGGACACACTCCG GAGAACTGCTGCTACCAGGGAAGAGTACGGGGATACGCAGGCTCCTGGGTGTCCGTCTGTACCTGCTCTGGGCTCAG aGGCTTGGTGGTCCTGTCCCCAGAGAGAAGCTATATCCTGGAGCAGGGGCCTGGGGACCTTCTAGGTCCTCCCATTATTTCCCGAATCCAAGATCTCCACCTGCCAGGCCACACCTGTACCCTGAGCTGGCGGGAATCTGTGCACACTCAGACTCCGCCAGAGCTCCCCCCGGGACAGCACCACGTTCACCGG TGGAGGCGAGACGTGGTGACAGAGACCAAGACTGTGGAGCTGGTGATTGTGGCTGATCACTCCGAG GTCCAGAGATACCGGGACTTCCAGCGCCTGCTGAACCGCACACTGGAAGTGGCCCTCTTGCTGGACACA TTCTTCCGGCCCCTGAATGTACGGGTGGTGCTGGTGGCCCTGGAGGCCTGGACCCAGCACGACCTGGTGGAGATCAGCTCAAACCCAGCTGTCACCCTCGAAAACTTCCTCAACTGGCGCAGAGCAGATTTGCTGCCTCGATTGCCCCACGACAGTGCCCAGCTGGTGAC CGGTACTTCATTCTCTGGGCCTATGGTGGGCATGGCCATTCAGAACTCCATCTGTTCTCCTGACTTCTCAGGAGGTGTGAACATG GACCACTCCACCAGCACCCTGGGAGTCGCCTCCTCCATAGCCCATGAGCTGGGCCACAGCCTGGGCCTGAACCATGATTCTCCTGGGAATAGCTGTCCCTGTCCAGGTCCAGCCCCAGCCAAGACCTGCATCATGGAGGCCTCCACAGA CTTCCTGCCAGGACTGAACTTCAGCAACTGCAGCCGACAGGCCCTGGAGAAAGCCCTTCTGGATGGAATGGGCAGCTGCCTCTTCGAACGGCTGCCCAGCCTGCCCTCTATGGCTGCTTTCTGTGGAAATATGTTTGTGGAGTCGGGCGAGCAGTGTGACTGTGGCTTCCCGGAT GACTGCACTGATCCCTGCTGCGATTCCGCAACCTGCAAGCTGAGGCCGGGGGCACAGTGTGCATCCGATGGACTCTGTTGTCAAAATTGCCAG CTGCGCCCATCTGGCTGGCAGTGTCGTCCTGCCAGAGGGGACTGTGACTTGCCTGAATTCTGCCCAGGAAACAGCTCCCAGTGTCCCCCTGATGTCAGCCTAGGGGATGGCGAGCCCTGCGCTGGTGGGCAAGCTGTGTGCATGCACGGGCGCTGTGCCTCCTATGCCCAGCAGTGCCAGTCACTTTGGGGACCTGGGGCCCAGCCCGCTGCACCACTTTGCCTCCAGACAGCCAACACTCGGGGAAATGCTTTTGGGAGCTGTGGGCGCAACCCCCATGGCAGCTACGAGGCCTGTAGCCCCAG aGATGCCATTTGTGGGCAGCTCCAGTGCCAGACAGATAGGACCCAGCCTCTGCTGGGCTCCGTCCACACTGTAATCTGGGAGATAATAGACGTGAACGGGACTGAGCTGAACTGCAGCTGGGTGCACCTGGACCTGGGCAACGATGTGGCCCAACCCCTCCTGACTCTGCCAGGCACAGCTTGTGGCCCTGGCCTG GTATGCATAGACCATCGATGCCAGCCTGTGGATCTCCTGGGGGCACAGGAATGTCGAAGCAAATGCCATGGACATGGG GTCTGTGACAGCAACAGGCACTGCCACTGTGAGGAGGGCTGGGCACCCCCTGACTGCACCACTCAGCTCAAAG CAACCAGCTCCCTGACCACAGGGCTACTCCTCAGCCTCTTGGTGTTACTGGTCCTGGTGATGCTTGGTGCCAGCTACTGGTACCGTGCTCGCCTGCACCAGCGACTCTGCCAGCTCAAGGGACCCACCTGCCAATACAG GGCAGCCCAATCTGGCCCCCCTGAAAGGCCAGGACCTCCGCAGAGGGCCCTGCTGGCTCGAGGCACTAAG CAGGCTAACGCTCTCGGCTTCCCGGCCCCCCCTTCCAGGCCGCTGCCGCCTGACCCTGTGCCCAAGAGACTCCAG CGGTGCTCTTCATTAGGTGATCGGGGTGCCCCTCAGCCTTCAGACACTCTGAGCCCCAGAAGCAGCAAAgg GCTGAGCTGGCTGACCGACCCAATCCCCCTACCCGCCCTCTGCCCGCTGACCCGGTGGTGA
- the ADAM15 gene encoding disintegrin and metalloproteinase domain-containing protein 15 isoform X10 — protein MRLALLWALGLLGAGSPWPSWPLPNIGGTEEQQARSEKASSGPLEPQALQDDLPNSLEEVLQSSLPEPLRIKLELDGDSHILELLQNRELVPGRPALVWYQPNGTRVVSEGHTPENCCYQGRVRGYAGSWVSVCTCSGLRGLVVLSPERSYILEQGPGDLLGPPIISRIQDLHLPGHTCTLSWRESVHTQTPPELPPGQHHVHRWRRDVVTETKTVELVIVADHSEVQRYRDFQRLLNRTLEVALLLDTFFRPLNVRVVLVALEAWTQHDLVEISSNPAVTLENFLNWRRADLLPRLPHDSAQLVTGTSFSGPMVGMAIQNSICSPDFSGGVNMDHSTSTLGVASSIAHELGHSLGLNHDSPGNSCPCPGPAPAKTCIMEASTDFLPGLNFSNCSRQALEKALLDGMGSCLFERLPSLPSMAAFCGNMFVESGEQCDCGFPDDCTDPCCDSATCKLRPGAQCASDGLCCQNCQLRPSGWQCRPARGDCDLPEFCPGNSSQCPPDVSLGDGEPCAGGQAVCMHGRCASYAQQCQSLWGPGAQPAAPLCLQTANTRGNAFGSCGRNPHGSYEACSPRDAICGQLQCQTDRTQPLLGSVHTVIWEIIDVNGTELNCSWVHLDLGNDVAQPLLTLPGTACGPGLVCIDHRCQPVDLLGAQECRSKCHGHGVCDSNRHCHCEEGWAPPDCTTQLKATSSLTTGLLLSLLVLLVLVMLGASYWYRARLHQRLCQLKGPTCQYRAAQSGPPERPGPPQRALLARGTKKPQKGTRAVLLRMAFCGPRSPY, from the exons ATGCGGCTGGCGCTGCTCTGGGCCCTGGGGCTCCTGGGCGCGGGCAGCCCTTGGCCttcctggcctctcccaaatATAG GTGGCACCGAGGAGCAGCAGGCAAGGTCAGAGAAGGCCTCAAGTGGGCCCTTGGAGCCCCAGGCCCTTCAGGACGACCTCCCAAATAGCCTGGAAGAGGTGCTTCAG AGCAGTCTGCCTGAGCCCCTGAGGATCAAGCTGGAGCTGGATGGTGACAGTCATATCCTGGAGCTGCTACAGAACAG GGAGTTGGTCCCAGGCCGCCCAGCCCTGGTGTGGTACCAGCCCAATGGCACTCGGGTCGTCAGTGAGGGACACACTCCG GAGAACTGCTGCTACCAGGGAAGAGTACGGGGATACGCAGGCTCCTGGGTGTCCGTCTGTACCTGCTCTGGGCTCAG aGGCTTGGTGGTCCTGTCCCCAGAGAGAAGCTATATCCTGGAGCAGGGGCCTGGGGACCTTCTAGGTCCTCCCATTATTTCCCGAATCCAAGATCTCCACCTGCCAGGCCACACCTGTACCCTGAGCTGGCGGGAATCTGTGCACACTCAGACTCCGCCAGAGCTCCCCCCGGGACAGCACCACGTTCACCGG TGGAGGCGAGACGTGGTGACAGAGACCAAGACTGTGGAGCTGGTGATTGTGGCTGATCACTCCGAG GTCCAGAGATACCGGGACTTCCAGCGCCTGCTGAACCGCACACTGGAAGTGGCCCTCTTGCTGGACACA TTCTTCCGGCCCCTGAATGTACGGGTGGTGCTGGTGGCCCTGGAGGCCTGGACCCAGCACGACCTGGTGGAGATCAGCTCAAACCCAGCTGTCACCCTCGAAAACTTCCTCAACTGGCGCAGAGCAGATTTGCTGCCTCGATTGCCCCACGACAGTGCCCAGCTGGTGAC CGGTACTTCATTCTCTGGGCCTATGGTGGGCATGGCCATTCAGAACTCCATCTGTTCTCCTGACTTCTCAGGAGGTGTGAACATG GACCACTCCACCAGCACCCTGGGAGTCGCCTCCTCCATAGCCCATGAGCTGGGCCACAGCCTGGGCCTGAACCATGATTCTCCTGGGAATAGCTGTCCCTGTCCAGGTCCAGCCCCAGCCAAGACCTGCATCATGGAGGCCTCCACAGA CTTCCTGCCAGGACTGAACTTCAGCAACTGCAGCCGACAGGCCCTGGAGAAAGCCCTTCTGGATGGAATGGGCAGCTGCCTCTTCGAACGGCTGCCCAGCCTGCCCTCTATGGCTGCTTTCTGTGGAAATATGTTTGTGGAGTCGGGCGAGCAGTGTGACTGTGGCTTCCCGGAT GACTGCACTGATCCCTGCTGCGATTCCGCAACCTGCAAGCTGAGGCCGGGGGCACAGTGTGCATCCGATGGACTCTGTTGTCAAAATTGCCAG CTGCGCCCATCTGGCTGGCAGTGTCGTCCTGCCAGAGGGGACTGTGACTTGCCTGAATTCTGCCCAGGAAACAGCTCCCAGTGTCCCCCTGATGTCAGCCTAGGGGATGGCGAGCCCTGCGCTGGTGGGCAAGCTGTGTGCATGCACGGGCGCTGTGCCTCCTATGCCCAGCAGTGCCAGTCACTTTGGGGACCTGGGGCCCAGCCCGCTGCACCACTTTGCCTCCAGACAGCCAACACTCGGGGAAATGCTTTTGGGAGCTGTGGGCGCAACCCCCATGGCAGCTACGAGGCCTGTAGCCCCAG aGATGCCATTTGTGGGCAGCTCCAGTGCCAGACAGATAGGACCCAGCCTCTGCTGGGCTCCGTCCACACTGTAATCTGGGAGATAATAGACGTGAACGGGACTGAGCTGAACTGCAGCTGGGTGCACCTGGACCTGGGCAACGATGTGGCCCAACCCCTCCTGACTCTGCCAGGCACAGCTTGTGGCCCTGGCCTG GTATGCATAGACCATCGATGCCAGCCTGTGGATCTCCTGGGGGCACAGGAATGTCGAAGCAAATGCCATGGACATGGG GTCTGTGACAGCAACAGGCACTGCCACTGTGAGGAGGGCTGGGCACCCCCTGACTGCACCACTCAGCTCAAAG CAACCAGCTCCCTGACCACAGGGCTACTCCTCAGCCTCTTGGTGTTACTGGTCCTGGTGATGCTTGGTGCCAGCTACTGGTACCGTGCTCGCCTGCACCAGCGACTCTGCCAGCTCAAGGGACCCACCTGCCAATACAG GGCAGCCCAATCTGGCCCCCCTGAAAGGCCAGGACCTCCGCAGAGGGCCCTGCTGGCTCGAGGCACTAAG AAACCCCAGAAGGGTACAAGGGCGGTGTTGCTCAGAATGGCCTTCTGTGGGCCCAGATCACCATATTAG